The following are from one region of the uncultured Hyphomonas sp. genome:
- a CDS encoding cell division protein ZapA produces the protein MAKADIILRGRNYSIACAPGQEARIVALSQQLDARVKHIASAVGDIGEDRLLLITALALLDELDSARRTDGASPAAEQKAADAMAAVSDRIEALAARLESGG, from the coding sequence ATGGCCAAGGCCGATATCATCCTGCGCGGCCGGAACTATTCCATCGCCTGTGCCCCCGGCCAGGAAGCGCGGATTGTCGCGCTGTCTCAGCAGCTGGACGCCCGGGTGAAACATATTGCCAGCGCCGTGGGCGATATCGGTGAAGACCGCCTGTTGCTGATCACCGCGCTCGCCCTGCTCGACGAACTGGATTCCGCCCGGCGCACCGATGGCGCCTCCCCTGCCGCCGAACAGAAAGCCGCCGACGCCATGGCGGCCGTCTCCGACCGGATCGAGGCCCTGGCGGCCCGGCTGGAATCGGGCGGCTGA
- a CDS encoding thermonuclease family protein, with translation MQRFLLLRVWLVWLGLLAACGQPHPLDALQPGERGRVVRIIDGDALVLDTGQSVRLTGIEAPARPYKERAGEPFQQEARRMLEDMALGREVQLFYAGLTRDRYDRALAQVRTTDALGPDLWLNAEMLRRGGARMRIYPDTAGGSESFPALEAGAREDRRGLWAKQAYRVANAAALPEDFDRFQLVRGTIAGMAGVEEYGTSCALSLRGSPLQLDIANAAAAYCQLPEGTLVLTRGYVKDRHMEVSHGLNLQILPPSPPPPPA, from the coding sequence ATGCAACGGTTTCTTCTCCTCCGCGTCTGGCTCGTCTGGCTGGGTCTGCTGGCCGCCTGCGGACAGCCGCATCCCCTGGATGCGCTGCAGCCGGGGGAACGTGGCCGCGTGGTGCGCATCATTGATGGCGACGCACTCGTGCTGGACACCGGCCAGAGCGTGCGCCTCACCGGGATTGAGGCCCCTGCCCGGCCATATAAAGAGCGGGCGGGTGAGCCTTTCCAGCAAGAGGCCCGGCGCATGCTGGAAGACATGGCGCTTGGCCGGGAGGTTCAGCTTTTCTATGCCGGGCTGACCCGCGACCGGTACGACCGCGCCCTTGCCCAGGTCCGCACCACCGACGCGCTGGGGCCGGATTTGTGGCTGAATGCCGAAATGCTCCGCCGCGGCGGCGCGCGGATGCGCATCTATCCGGACACAGCCGGCGGCAGCGAGTCCTTCCCGGCGCTGGAAGCCGGAGCCCGGGAAGACCGGCGCGGCCTCTGGGCGAAACAGGCTTACCGCGTGGCCAATGCGGCCGCGCTGCCGGAAGACTTCGACCGGTTCCAGCTGGTGCGCGGCACGATCGCCGGCATGGCGGGCGTCGAAGAATATGGCACGAGTTGCGCGCTGAGCCTTCGCGGCAGCCCGCTGCAGCTGGACATCGCCAACGCTGCCGCCGCTTATTGCCAGCTGCCCGAGGGCACACTGGTGCTGACCCGCGGCTATGTGAAGGACCGGCATATGGAGGTGAGCCACGGGCTGAACCTGCAAATCCTGCCGCCTTCCCCGCCCCCGCCGCCAGCCTGA
- a CDS encoding twin transmembrane helix small protein has translation MQLFVTILLYGTLAALLVVLGLGIANLARTDENQPSRSNKLMRLRVFIQAIAIALLVLIGFMAGAIHF, from the coding sequence ATGCAATTGTTCGTTACCATTCTCCTCTACGGCACGCTGGCTGCTCTGCTGGTCGTGCTTGGCCTCGGCATCGCCAATCTGGCGCGCACCGACGAGAACCAGCCAAGCCGCTCCAACAAGCTGATGCGGCTGCGTGTTTTCATCCAGGCCATCGCGATCGCCCTTCTGGTGCTGATCGGCTTCATGGCCGGGGCCATTCACTTCTGA
- the tkt gene encoding transketolase has translation MREISRMAVTNRDMANAVRALSMDAVEAAKSGHVGLPLGMADAATVLFRKFLKFDPADPNWADRDRFVLSAGHGSMLIYSLLHLTGYKSVSRDDIRNFRQLGAKTPGHPENFVTPGVETTTGPLGQGIATAVGMAMAERHLNARFGDDLVDHHTYVIAGDGCLMEGISQEAITLAGHLKLNKLIVLFDDNSVTIDGGTDMSDNTDQCARFEASGWITKKVDGHDEKSVEAALTWAKKQKKPVMLAVKTIIGYGAPKIAGTGKAHGGPYGAEEIAGIRENIGWKYPPFEVPAAIEKAWAKAGERSKKAHEAWNKRLAGSEHKGEFNAAMAGRLPKNIAKAIIKHKKAVVAGGEKKATRQWSGAALEVLTHLVPEMIGGSADLTGSNNTKTSHTEPMTPKNWGGRYVHYGVREHGMAAAMNGMALHGGILPYSGTFLVFADYSRGAIRLGALMGTRVVHVMTHDSIGLGEDGPTHQPVEHVASLRAMPNMLVFRPADGVETAECWELAIANETGPSTMALTRQGLAPARTTHTDDNLSAKGAYVLSDCKGKAQATILATGSEVEIALAAQEMLAEDGIAARVVSCPCLELFEQQHGNYRKSVLGSAPRVAVEAGVRFGWDRWIGEDGGFVGMNSFGASAPYTDLYKKFGITAQAVVAEVKKRIA, from the coding sequence CTGAGGGAGATCAGCAGAATGGCTGTAACCAACCGGGACATGGCAAATGCCGTTCGTGCCCTATCCATGGATGCGGTGGAAGCCGCGAAATCGGGCCATGTCGGCCTGCCGCTGGGCATGGCGGATGCAGCCACTGTGCTGTTCCGCAAATTCCTGAAATTTGACCCGGCTGACCCCAATTGGGCAGACCGCGACCGGTTCGTCCTGTCGGCGGGCCATGGTTCGATGCTGATCTATTCGTTGCTGCACCTGACGGGCTACAAGTCTGTCTCGCGCGACGATATCCGCAATTTCCGCCAGCTGGGCGCGAAGACGCCGGGCCACCCGGAAAACTTCGTCACGCCGGGTGTAGAGACCACCACCGGCCCGCTGGGGCAGGGCATCGCCACGGCGGTCGGCATGGCCATGGCAGAGCGTCACCTCAACGCGCGCTTCGGTGATGACCTCGTCGATCACCATACTTATGTCATCGCGGGCGATGGCTGCCTGATGGAAGGCATCAGCCAGGAAGCGATCACGCTGGCCGGGCATCTGAAGCTGAACAAGCTGATTGTCCTGTTCGACGACAACTCCGTCACCATCGATGGCGGTACGGATATGTCCGACAACACAGACCAGTGCGCCCGCTTCGAAGCCTCCGGCTGGATCACGAAGAAGGTGGACGGCCATGATGAGAAATCCGTCGAGGCCGCGCTGACCTGGGCGAAGAAGCAGAAAAAGCCGGTCATGCTCGCCGTGAAGACGATCATCGGCTATGGCGCCCCGAAAATCGCCGGCACCGGCAAGGCCCATGGCGGCCCGTATGGCGCTGAAGAGATCGCCGGCATCCGCGAGAACATCGGCTGGAAGTACCCGCCCTTCGAAGTGCCAGCCGCCATCGAGAAGGCCTGGGCGAAAGCCGGGGAGCGCTCGAAGAAGGCGCACGAGGCCTGGAACAAGCGCCTCGCCGGGTCTGAGCACAAAGGCGAATTCAACGCCGCCATGGCCGGTCGCCTGCCGAAGAACATCGCCAAGGCGATCATCAAGCACAAGAAGGCTGTCGTCGCGGGCGGTGAGAAGAAAGCCACCCGCCAGTGGAGCGGTGCAGCCCTGGAAGTGCTGACGCATCTGGTGCCGGAAATGATCGGCGGGTCGGCTGACCTGACGGGCTCCAACAACACCAAGACCAGCCACACAGAGCCGATGACGCCGAAGAACTGGGGCGGGCGCTATGTCCACTATGGCGTGCGCGAGCATGGTATGGCCGCCGCGATGAACGGCATGGCGCTGCATGGCGGTATCCTGCCTTATTCCGGCACGTTCCTCGTCTTTGCAGACTATTCGCGCGGCGCGATCCGCCTTGGCGCCCTGATGGGCACGCGCGTTGTGCATGTCATGACGCACGATTCCATCGGCCTTGGCGAAGATGGCCCGACCCACCAGCCGGTGGAACATGTCGCCAGCCTGCGTGCCATGCCGAACATGCTGGTCTTCCGCCCGGCAGATGGTGTGGAAACCGCTGAGTGCTGGGAACTCGCCATCGCGAACGAGACCGGCCCGTCGACCATGGCGCTGACCCGTCAGGGCCTCGCCCCGGCGCGGACGACGCATACGGACGACAACCTCTCCGCCAAGGGCGCTTATGTGCTGTCCGACTGCAAGGGCAAGGCGCAGGCCACCATCCTGGCCACAGGTTCTGAAGTCGAGATCGCGCTGGCCGCGCAGGAGATGCTGGCCGAAGACGGCATCGCCGCGCGCGTCGTGTCGTGCCCATGCCTTGAGCTGTTCGAACAGCAGCATGGCAATTACCGCAAATCCGTTCTCGGCAGCGCGCCGCGTGTGGCCGTCGAAGCGGGTGTCCGCTTCGGCTGGGACCGCTGGATCGGTGAAGATGGCGGCTTTGTCGGCATGAACAGCTTCGGTGCCTCGGCCCCGTACACCGATCTCTACAAGAAGTTCGGTATCACGGCGCAGGCGGTTGTGGCCGAAGTGAAGAAGCGCATCGCTTAA
- a CDS encoding DUF4164 family protein produces the protein MSDIDRESRRLDAAIRRLEGAVDGLLARAGDPDVVAAEMAALVSDRERLAEELDASLARETELQGLADEASAALGAAIEEVRAALGKES, from the coding sequence ATGAGCGACATCGACCGCGAATCACGCCGCCTCGATGCGGCCATCCGGCGCCTGGAGGGAGCCGTCGACGGCTTGCTGGCCCGTGCAGGCGATCCCGACGTGGTCGCCGCAGAGATGGCCGCCCTTGTCTCCGACCGGGAAAGACTGGCTGAGGAACTCGATGCCTCCCTTGCCCGGGAGACCGAATTGCAGGGCCTGGCAGACGAAGCAAGCGCCGCCCTTGGGGCCGCGATCGAAGAAGTCCGCGCTGCACTCGGCAAGGAGAGCTGA
- a CDS encoding CRTAC1 family protein — MKNALLVSTALILAGCTTATLDAEEAAPQPSSMVPVAASVPGPVERPVPEFVAVQSDLFGIPGSLANAWADVDKDGDLDYAVSLKGGAIQLYLQDAGTFTLASEAYGLPQADPDAPPPSAEDYKKPDYQEYRGLSFGDFDGDGFVDLFAGATMPAQPSRLYHNVDGKAFVDVAEETGLTVPGRSSRQNNWIDTDNDGDLDLYATDRIAENKLFRNEGGMFTQAFPDAGPTDARATVGACWFDYNKDGKLDLFLANQSGATDALWQNKGDQFTDVAPKLGIDSPGRTKKEGGVGCAIGDYDNDGNLDIFMAAYGPNRLYKNNGDGTFSDVSDDAGITEPNHVVGADWGDFDNDGDLDLFVVGYEGPFGQQTPVNMLYVNDGNGTFKNILTRESTLNAADHSVVWADYDMDGDLDLSVTDGYGPEGGHFVFRNDMATPHRLQSLAVSVLSEDGLFTKPGAEVRVYDTSGQLVGTRMVTTGGGYNSQSAMPVHFGLPDQTKVDVEVTYFTPSGRETQRISGVSLSDWEGKSLTVNVPD, encoded by the coding sequence ATGAAAAACGCACTGCTTGTCAGCACAGCGCTGATCCTTGCCGGATGCACGACTGCGACGCTCGATGCCGAAGAAGCAGCCCCGCAACCATCTTCGATGGTTCCGGTGGCTGCATCGGTGCCCGGGCCTGTCGAACGGCCTGTGCCGGAGTTCGTTGCGGTTCAGAGCGATCTGTTCGGCATTCCGGGCTCTCTCGCCAACGCCTGGGCCGATGTCGATAAGGATGGCGATCTCGACTATGCGGTCTCCCTGAAGGGCGGAGCGATCCAGCTATACCTTCAGGACGCTGGCACGTTTACGCTGGCCAGCGAGGCGTACGGGTTGCCGCAGGCCGATCCGGATGCCCCTCCCCCCAGCGCGGAAGACTATAAGAAGCCGGACTATCAGGAGTATCGCGGCCTCTCCTTCGGCGACTTTGACGGGGATGGCTTTGTCGACCTTTTTGCGGGGGCGACGATGCCGGCCCAGCCTTCACGTCTCTACCACAATGTCGATGGCAAAGCCTTTGTCGATGTCGCGGAAGAGACGGGACTGACCGTTCCCGGACGGTCGTCACGGCAAAACAACTGGATCGACACCGATAATGACGGAGATCTGGACCTTTATGCCACCGACCGCATCGCCGAGAACAAGCTGTTCCGGAACGAGGGTGGAATGTTCACTCAGGCCTTCCCAGATGCGGGTCCAACGGATGCCCGCGCGACCGTGGGCGCGTGCTGGTTTGACTACAACAAGGACGGCAAACTGGACCTGTTCCTGGCGAACCAGTCTGGCGCGACGGACGCCCTCTGGCAAAATAAAGGTGACCAGTTCACCGATGTCGCCCCGAAACTCGGCATCGACAGCCCCGGACGCACAAAAAAGGAAGGCGGTGTCGGCTGCGCAATCGGCGACTATGACAATGACGGCAACCTGGACATCTTCATGGCGGCCTATGGACCGAACCGTCTCTACAAAAACAATGGCGACGGAACCTTCAGCGATGTCTCCGACGATGCCGGCATCACCGAGCCTAACCATGTGGTCGGCGCGGACTGGGGCGACTTTGACAATGATGGCGATCTCGACCTCTTCGTCGTCGGCTATGAAGGCCCCTTCGGCCAGCAGACGCCCGTCAACATGCTCTACGTCAACGACGGCAACGGGACGTTCAAAAACATCCTGACACGGGAGTCGACGTTGAATGCTGCCGATCACAGCGTCGTCTGGGCGGACTATGACATGGATGGCGATCTCGACCTGTCGGTAACCGATGGGTATGGCCCGGAAGGCGGACACTTCGTCTTCCGCAATGACATGGCCACGCCGCACCGTTTGCAATCGCTTGCCGTGTCGGTGCTGAGTGAAGATGGCCTCTTCACCAAGCCTGGCGCCGAAGTCCGCGTCTATGACACGTCGGGCCAGCTGGTCGGTACGCGCATGGTGACGACGGGTGGCGGGTATAATTCCCAAAGCGCAATGCCGGTTCACTTCGGCCTGCCGGATCAGACGAAGGTGGATGTGGAAGTCACATATTTCACGCCATCTGGCCGGGAAACACAGCGCATATCGGGCGTTTCCCTGTCCGATTGGGAAGGCAAATCCCTGACGGTGAACGTGCCGGACTGA
- a CDS encoding citrate synthase, whose amino-acid sequence MSWIGRDDALEALGVKPQTLYAYVSRGMIASRPDEHDPRSSVYSAADIAGLVKRRRSGRGRQAIASAAISWGDPVMETAITTVRDGKLIYRGKDAVRLAADATLEEAAAFLWQANAPSPSRSAASDIMPGETGKARLLAYLASRAAHDPPGFGRASAALAEDGAQLLAGGCSAVTGSGGRGFYHQRLGRHWGLSPGGTDLLRRALVLVADHELNPSTFAARVAASTGAPLAASALAGCATLTGPLHGEASARALAYLKRAMEDGPKAALAGLAARGEHIPAVGHALYPAGDPRAAALIRWMKPAPPLKRAIKAAEAASGEAANVDMALAALSVHLSLPEDAPFLIFASGRMAGWIAHAIEQQASGRLIRPRANYTGR is encoded by the coding sequence ATGAGCTGGATTGGACGAGACGACGCACTCGAAGCGCTGGGCGTGAAGCCGCAGACGCTCTACGCCTATGTCAGCCGGGGGATGATCGCCTCCCGGCCGGACGAACATGACCCGCGCTCGAGTGTCTATTCCGCTGCAGATATTGCAGGTCTGGTCAAACGCCGCCGCAGCGGACGCGGCCGGCAGGCCATCGCCAGCGCCGCCATTTCCTGGGGCGACCCGGTGATGGAAACCGCGATCACCACGGTGCGCGACGGCAAGCTGATCTATCGCGGCAAGGATGCCGTGCGCCTCGCGGCAGACGCCACGCTGGAAGAAGCCGCTGCCTTTTTATGGCAGGCGAACGCGCCCTCCCCCAGCCGGTCAGCCGCGTCAGATATTATGCCGGGCGAGACCGGCAAGGCGCGGCTGCTGGCCTATCTCGCCAGCCGGGCGGCGCATGATCCGCCAGGCTTCGGTCGCGCCAGTGCGGCGCTGGCAGAAGACGGCGCGCAATTGCTGGCGGGGGGTTGCTCGGCCGTGACGGGCAGCGGCGGGCGCGGCTTCTATCACCAGCGGCTGGGACGTCACTGGGGCCTCTCCCCCGGCGGGACGGATCTGCTGCGCCGGGCGCTGGTTCTGGTGGCGGATCATGAGCTGAACCCGTCGACCTTTGCCGCGCGGGTGGCTGCCTCCACCGGGGCACCGCTGGCGGCTTCGGCGCTGGCAGGCTGCGCCACGCTGACCGGCCCGTTGCATGGGGAGGCCTCCGCGCGGGCGCTCGCCTATCTCAAACGGGCAATGGAGGACGGGCCGAAGGCGGCGCTGGCAGGCCTGGCCGCGAGGGGCGAACATATTCCGGCCGTCGGTCACGCGCTCTACCCGGCGGGCGACCCAAGGGCCGCGGCGCTGATCCGGTGGATGAAACCTGCCCCGCCCCTGAAGCGCGCCATCAAGGCAGCGGAGGCCGCCAGCGGCGAAGCGGCGAATGTGGATATGGCGCTTGCGGCGCTGTCGGTGCATCTCTCCCTGCCGGAGGATGCGCCCTTCCTGATCTTTGCCAGCGGGCGCATGGCCGGCTGGATCGCGCATGCGATCGAGCAACAGGCAAGCGGCCGGCTCATTCGTCCGAGGGCGAATTATACCGGCCGCTGA
- a CDS encoding citrate synthase/methylcitrate synthase — protein sequence MDSGLENVVAAETVLSDVDGQNGRLVIRGWPVQLLAASMAYEDAAQLLWQGFFEDLPDPQALGARLGAARAEAFDLVAKIPDGLDIIRFLRTGWSLLEDDEGLDSAIRLAAAGPVFTAAAVRRERGQAPIAPDADLSQSADFLKMITGKVPGEAEARALDAYLVTVCDHGLNASTFAARVIASTRAGLVSAALGGISALKGPLHGGAPGPVLDMLDEIGIPENAESWIDAALSRGERLMGFGHRVYRVRDPRADALKAAVARLPGTSGRIAFADHIEKTVLGRLAKKYPNRTLETNVEFSTALLLEALAIPREAFTATFACGRILGWTAHAREQIAEGRLVRPRSVYTGPVPEMA from the coding sequence ATGGATTCCGGATTGGAAAATGTCGTTGCAGCCGAAACCGTGCTGTCGGATGTGGATGGCCAGAATGGCCGCCTGGTCATTCGCGGCTGGCCGGTACAGCTGCTTGCCGCCTCGATGGCCTATGAAGATGCTGCGCAGCTGTTGTGGCAGGGTTTCTTTGAAGACCTGCCGGATCCTCAGGCGTTGGGCGCCCGCCTCGGTGCGGCGCGGGCGGAGGCGTTCGATCTGGTTGCAAAGATCCCGGACGGGCTCGATATCATCCGGTTCCTGCGCACCGGCTGGTCGCTGCTCGAAGACGATGAAGGCCTGGACTCCGCGATCCGTCTGGCGGCTGCCGGGCCGGTCTTCACCGCGGCAGCTGTGCGCCGGGAACGCGGACAGGCCCCGATTGCGCCGGATGCGGATCTCTCCCAGTCAGCAGACTTCCTGAAAATGATCACTGGCAAAGTACCGGGGGAGGCGGAGGCCCGCGCGCTGGATGCCTATCTCGTCACCGTCTGCGATCATGGCCTCAACGCTTCTACCTTCGCCGCACGCGTCATCGCCTCGACCCGGGCGGGGCTTGTCTCTGCGGCGCTGGGTGGCATCTCGGCTCTGAAAGGTCCGCTGCATGGCGGCGCGCCGGGGCCGGTGCTCGATATGCTGGATGAGATCGGCATTCCAGAAAACGCCGAAAGCTGGATCGATGCGGCGCTTTCCCGGGGCGAGCGCCTGATGGGCTTCGGTCACCGGGTCTACCGCGTGCGCGACCCGCGCGCCGATGCGCTGAAGGCGGCGGTTGCGCGTCTGCCGGGTACGTCGGGCCGGATTGCCTTTGCCGACCATATCGAAAAGACCGTCCTCGGACGGCTGGCAAAGAAATATCCGAACCGGACGCTGGAGACGAATGTGGAGTTTTCCACCGCGCTCCTGTTGGAAGCGCTCGCCATTCCGCGCGAAGCCTTCACCGCCACCTTCGCCTGCGGCCGCATCCTCGGCTGGACGGCGCATGCCCGGGAACAGATCGCCGAAGGCCGCCTCGTGCGCCCCCGCTCGGTCTATACCGGCCCGGTGCCCGAAATGGCCTGA
- a CDS encoding ABA4-like family protein — protein MTYETVYTIINLSVLPAWLLLALAPGARATRLIVHSGVYPLVLGIFYIVTLSMTLFFGMGADGGSFSSAAGVSQLFSHPLGILVGWSHYLVFDLFVGAWESRDARRRGVPHWMVLPSLFFTLMFGPVGLLLYLVLRAISGKGRWGLTEV, from the coding sequence ATGACCTATGAAACGGTCTACACGATCATCAATCTCAGCGTGTTGCCAGCCTGGCTGCTGCTCGCGCTGGCACCAGGCGCCAGAGCGACGCGCCTGATTGTGCATTCAGGCGTCTATCCGCTGGTCCTCGGCATCTTCTATATCGTCACCCTGTCCATGACCCTGTTCTTCGGCATGGGCGCTGACGGGGGCAGTTTCAGCAGTGCCGCCGGGGTCTCGCAGCTGTTTTCGCACCCGCTTGGCATTCTTGTCGGCTGGTCGCACTATCTCGTCTTCGACCTGTTCGTCGGGGCGTGGGAATCGCGCGATGCCCGGCGCCGGGGCGTACCGCACTGGATGGTCCTGCCCAGCCTGTTTTTCACCCTGATGTTCGGACCGGTCGGCCTGTTGCTCTACCTGGTCCTGCGGGCCATCAGCGGCAAAGGGCGCTGGGGCCTTACCGAAGTCTAG
- a CDS encoding MmcB family DNA repair protein — MAEPTDQTEDLARAAAIARGTLRLLANLGLCGIQEMTLANNRRADIAAIGPGGEIWMVEIKSGVPDFRSDSKWPEYIPFCDRFWFAVDHDFPQDLIPEKAGLIVADAFGAAVIREAPTEKLSPARRKAVTLRLARLAAMRLSAAADAGWTASEAALTSSGL, encoded by the coding sequence ATGGCTGAGCCCACCGATCAGACCGAAGACCTTGCCCGCGCGGCCGCGATTGCGCGCGGCACGCTGCGCCTACTGGCGAATCTGGGGCTTTGCGGCATTCAGGAAATGACCCTCGCCAACAATCGCCGGGCAGACATCGCCGCCATCGGCCCCGGCGGCGAAATCTGGATGGTGGAGATCAAATCCGGCGTGCCGGATTTCCGGTCGGACTCCAAATGGCCGGAATATATTCCCTTCTGTGACCGGTTCTGGTTCGCCGTCGATCATGACTTTCCGCAGGATCTGATCCCTGAAAAAGCCGGCCTGATCGTCGCCGATGCCTTTGGCGCGGCGGTCATCCGGGAGGCTCCGACGGAGAAGCTCTCCCCTGCCCGGCGCAAGGCGGTGACCCTCCGGCTGGCCCGCCTCGCTGCGATGCGGCTTTCTGCAGCGGCGGATGCAGGCTGGACGGCGAGCGAAGCAGCGCTTACTTCCAGCGGCCTATGA